The Cohaesibacter gelatinilyticus genome contains the following window.
CGACAAGGATCGGTGAGGCTTGGCAAGCTCCAAAAGCTAAGAAATTCCCCTGCGACAAGAGGAAGCAAATGCCGGACACGGGCAAAGGTCAGCACAAACCGGCCCGTGCTCTTTTGGAAAACCGGCCTATAATCTGGAGCCTCTATTCGCCAGTTCGGTCCAGTTTTTGGGCAATCTTTTGCAAAATATGAAGCAAGTGATCGATCTCCCGCTCCGATCTGTCGGCAAAGCCCAGACGAAAGCCATCATCTTTTTGAAAGGCAACCGGATAGAAGCTGTCCAGCGGGGGAATTTGCAACCCCAAGAGGGACGCTTCATTCAACCAGCGCCGTGCAGACTGACCAGACTTCAGACGAATCCAGACCGCCAGCCCCCCTTGTGGCCGCTCCACCGAAACAAAGCGTGAGAGCTTTTCCTCGATACCGGCAAGCAGATAATCCAGCCGCTCTTCATACAGCAAGCGGGCCTTGTTGGCATGGCGATAGATGGCTCCCTCTTCAATCAGCGAGGCCATGGCCTTTTCGACCAGATAGTCCCCCTGCCGATCCATGAAACTGCGCGCCCGGGCCATATCCTGCACCCGCGTCGGCGTTGCTACCAGATAGCCAAGCCGAAAGCCGGAAAACAGGATCTTGGAGAAAGAACCGATATGGATGATATTCAGATCATCGTCCTTCTGCGCAATGAGAGGCAGCAAGGGCTGCCCCACATAGCGATATTCATGATCATAATCATCCTCGATGATGAGAAAATCATGAAGTTTTGCCAGCTCCAAAAGTCTGACGCGTCGTTCAGGAGACAGGCTCACCGTCGTCGGAAAATGATGATGCGGCGTCAGATACAGCGCCCGAAAGCAATGACCTGTTTCCAGCATGCTTTGCAAGGCATCAATCGACAGGCCATTCTCATCCACGGGGATACCGACAATCTGGGCACCCGAGGCTTCAAACGCACGCCAAGCCTGACTGTATCCGGGCATCTCCACCGCAATCCGATCACCTGACTTGAAGCATGTCATCGCGCTCAGATAGAGCGCCATCTGACTGCCACGGGTCACAATGATCTCATCGGCGTTCGCCGAAACACCGCGCTCCTGTCGCAAATAATCGCTGATGGCCTCGCGCAAGACCTTCAGGCCACGCGCATCTGCCGATTGTTTGATATGAGCATATTTGAGCGAGGAAACCGCCGAACGAAATCCGTTGGCAAGATCGGCTTGCGGCAACAGGCGCGGGTCTGGATGTCCATCGCTGACAACATCGTCGCTGGTTTCAAACAGAATGCGATCTGCCAGATTGGTCGGGGTAAAACTGGATGTCTCTTTAATCGGGGCCGGACCTTCAGACAGAATGACCGGCAGATCCTTCGCAACAAAGGTACCACTGGAAGGACGCGCCTCCAGCCAGCCCTGCGAAATCAATTCCTGATAGGCAGCATCAATGGTCTTGCGATGCATGTTCAACATCTGCGCCAAAGTTCTGGTGCCGGGCAACTTGTCCTGCGGCTTCAGGCGTCCACGCTTGATGTCATCAATGATCGTGTCGGCCAAATCCAGATATTTGGCGCGCTTGACCGTTCCCTTTTGCTCGAACACGAACAGATTTTTCTTGAAACCAAACTCTGACATGGCATCAAGGATAGCAAAAAGAAGGTCGAAGAAAACAGGCTTGAAAAGCCAATTCTCTCCAATCCACCCAACCCATCACCATATTTCTATCAAGACGAAAGCTGACATGGAGGATTTCGCGCAAGAATACACCCGACCGATCACATCAGGATAGATTTCAGCAGAAAGTCATGCAGAACCTTACTGCCTGATCTGGGCGTTTTCATACCAAGCACCGCACGGGCTCCATAGCCTTCCAGACTGTCGAGAATGATTTCAGCGACTTCACGAGGATCGGTCTGCTCGTGAAAGGTGCCAGCCTTTTGTCCAGCAAACAGCAACCCGGCGAGCGCATCCACCAGTTTCTCATGACTGGCAATGAACAGATCCGAGATTTCCTTGTCGCGGATGGCTTCACCAATGATCTCGAAAAACAACATCACATAATCAGGATCTTCACAAGCCTTGGTAAAGACCTTCAAAAACCGGCGCAACGTCCGTTCAGGATTGCGATAATCCGCCAGCAAGGTGATGAGCTCTTCAACCTCTTCCTCTTCCATGGAAGCGATTTCGATCAGCACCGCTTTCTTGGAAGGAAAATGATTATAGAGATTGCCCAGACTGATCTCTGCACGCCTGGCAATGTCCCGAATGCCGGTCTGATTGTACCCTTTCTCCAGAAAGCATGCCAAAGCCGCATTGATGATATGGGCGCGTCTCGCCTTGATTGCCGTTTTCTTATCCATACAGAATTCATAGAGCGCGTTTCAGAAAAGTTGAAGCCCTTTTGCCCAAGAAAGAGATTGAAACCTAATGTTCCTCAAATTATATAACATGAACAGTCGTTCGTTCAAACAAATGATAAATCATCCTTCTCTGCCATAAATTTGACCAAGTAAGCCTGACAGAGTGCCCTCATTGTTCCTTTCCTGCCGCGAGAGTTTGATGTCTTCAGATCTGGAAACCAAAGCCACGCAATCCCCACTTGTTCCCCGGCTCCTTGCCCTGACCGCTTCCCTCATCGTTCTGGGAGCCGTGGTGATCTATCTGGATTCGGCACAAGACACGATCGATGTGGAAACAGAAGAAAGCATGGTCAACACACTGCCGGTCTCAGTGACGATGGTGACACCGAAACGGCACACGATCCGGGTGGAGGCCTTTGCCTCTGTCACACCCCGTTGGCAGGCAGATATCACCTCCGCCGTTTCTGGCCGGGTGATCGAGGTCTCCATGAAAGCCTTGGCCGGGGAGCGGGTCATTGAAGGCACCAGACTGATCCGCATTGAACCCTCGCGCTATGAAGTGGAACTCACCGCATCGGAGCTGGCAGTCAAACAAGCCGAACTTGCCCTGTGGCAGGCCGAAAATGCCCGCTTGCTGGCAAAAAAGCAATTCCAACGCGATGGTCGCACGCCACCGAATGATCTGGCACTGAAAATTCCACAGTTTGAAATTGCCAAGGCCAGCCTGAGACAAGCCAATGCGCGACTGAATGCTGCCAAACAGCAACTGGCAGACACAATCATAACAGCACCCTTCTCCGGCTTTGTCACCAATCGCACCATCAGCCCGGGCCAATCAGTCAGCGTTGGCGACAAGCTTCTCAAGCTCGTGGATGATAGTGTCTTCGAGTTGGTCATTC
Protein-coding sequences here:
- a CDS encoding PLP-dependent aminotransferase family protein, with product MSEFGFKKNLFVFEQKGTVKRAKYLDLADTIIDDIKRGRLKPQDKLPGTRTLAQMLNMHRKTIDAAYQELISQGWLEARPSSGTFVAKDLPVILSEGPAPIKETSSFTPTNLADRILFETSDDVVSDGHPDPRLLPQADLANGFRSAVSSLKYAHIKQSADARGLKVLREAISDYLRQERGVSANADEIIVTRGSQMALYLSAMTCFKSGDRIAVEMPGYSQAWRAFEASGAQIVGIPVDENGLSIDALQSMLETGHCFRALYLTPHHHFPTTVSLSPERRVRLLELAKLHDFLIIEDDYDHEYRYVGQPLLPLIAQKDDDLNIIHIGSFSKILFSGFRLGYLVATPTRVQDMARARSFMDRQGDYLVEKAMASLIEEGAIYRHANKARLLYEERLDYLLAGIEEKLSRFVSVERPQGGLAVWIRLKSGQSARRWLNEASLLGLQIPPLDSFYPVAFQKDDGFRLGFADRSEREIDHLLHILQKIAQKLDRTGE
- a CDS encoding TetR/AcrR family transcriptional regulator, with the translated sequence MDKKTAIKARRAHIINAALACFLEKGYNQTGIRDIARRAEISLGNLYNHFPSKKAVLIEIASMEEEEVEELITLLADYRNPERTLRRFLKVFTKACEDPDYVMLFFEIIGEAIRDKEISDLFIASHEKLVDALAGLLFAGQKAGTFHEQTDPREVAEIILDSLEGYGARAVLGMKTPRSGSKVLHDFLLKSILM
- a CDS encoding efflux RND transporter periplasmic adaptor subunit; the encoded protein is MSSDLETKATQSPLVPRLLALTASLIVLGAVVIYLDSAQDTIDVETEESMVNTLPVSVTMVTPKRHTIRVEAFASVTPRWQADITSAVSGRVIEVSMKALAGERVIEGTRLIRIEPSRYEVELTASELAVKQAELALWQAENARLLAKKQFQRDGRTPPNDLALKIPQFEIAKASLRQANARLNAAKQQLADTIITAPFSGFVTNRTISPGQSVSVGDKLLKLVDDSVFELVIQLGTRDWALLAHPLKGQQADILNSRGDVVAHARIREAAGFLDEKTRQHKIFLTIKATENAHILSGDFLKISLPGAAIENAISLPESARTQEGYVWFVDDQSRLYRTSPEILFRSNEQIIIKSPSLPKGQEKSVVTTPLASFLPGQEVRPLVSKQEKSGDGETN